The genome window tacggaggaccattagttggatggtatcaaacctttctctgacaaattgtaaaattttatttaccacacaggggcctatagtgaatagaagtagcaaagacattagggggcctaaaaggggtgccagaagggaaaacattgaagagctccaccaattgttagcggctgtagtgaattgttgctttttcatttctaagcttagttcgtgtaggcgttggactctttcctcaactaaccctgactcatttatatagaaacagcattcttctttgaggaacatacaggtacctcctttctcagccgtgagtgagtctaaggctctgcggttttgaagggtgacctgtgctagggaggtgagctgccgctgaagggaggctagggaataggcggagtcttccatagcaacagagaattgttgtaacagcttgtcgttttctatcatggagtgttgtagggcccctcctgctaaccccgctgcaacgacagaggtggttaaggatattccggcaattagtggtagaaaaactgctcgtctatgtcgcgcagttttagttggggcggtccctgcccagcctatgaactctgccggggttagcagtgtcagtcggggaactagggtaacagggatacacaactgtccgtcagagatgcttttggacagagtttttaacagagtcatattacaccagaagaacacaccagggggagcatatatgggactattagggtatgtagccgattggttacagaggctgttgctaaatgccgaataacaataggggtatttctcttggtatgggtcatggtacagggctacatcgggtatcgtgactatcgatgagttaaaacctgtatagtttgtgggaggggaggatagaggaacagccgttaatggtggtcttcctagggttgcacacataaagcaagaggacaggtcgcctaaaccagtgaggttggcgaatgctagcccttcccgtaatagagttagccaggagaagggctgcaagtcttgtgatagcttggtttcttgcctgtggatttgtgtgtggattaagggttgaatctggactagacttctccacagatataaatggctactgggccaggtactagttgatgagtaatatactcccccatgttgtggggttgtccaccgagagtcccatgggtctctaattatctaagtgtaagtgacgggagactcagttttgtaaaaataccacccttgtcgttctctccagtatcggacagagtgcgtcttacagaagctatatgggcaacctgcactctggtgccaccaataatttttacaattatattcagtttgatcatattcaaaacagatcatgggtattgctggttgggcaatctggaacctagtgaaattgaggtaaactatagtattacaccctgagggggggcagtctgcgctagctagcagtttacccgcttggggggtttccccggggtgagttttgttctcatagagccagaacctccagacatagggattagacggcgcagcagtgaggagagtcagatgcataaggcataaaagcataggtaagctagacatggttacggctatggggatgacggcgcagggttagctttaagggattgttcttagctttgtctacagtccatgtaaccggtgctccagacggctcgagaaggtcggatgttgggtccactggtttgacgtgtgtgtagtggatccacgaagcgatgccttctactttgagagcggtgggagtagtcaggagtacttgcagtggtcctttccacctgggttgaagagtttcttgccggtggcgcttgactaggacccagtctcccggctggaacggatgaggcgtcggcggaggtcctgcctcgtacagttctcgtagtctgggccaaatttcctggtgaattttctgtaaggcttgtaaggagaacaggagctcagagacattttcagtttcaggtttgagtaagtcatcttttagactggggaccaggggtgggggtctgccatacatgatttcatatggtgtgaggcctagtctgtaaggggtatttcgggcccggaacagagcgtaggggagaagtactacccaattagcgccagtctccatggtcaatttagttaaggtctccttcagagtccgatttatcctttctacctgtcctgagctttggggcctctaagcacaatgtaatttccaatttgcccccagaatggaagccaaatcctgacttaccttagcaacgaaggctggtccattgtctgaccctatttggacgggaaagccatacctggggaggatttcttccaaaattttctttgctacaacctgagcagtttctctcttagttgggaacgcttctgtccatcctgaaaaagtatctacaaagacaagtaagtactgatacccatattttccaggctttatctcagtaaagtctatttcccaatagataccaggcctagttcctctacacctaattcctgcggtggtctgggtttgggggcaagcgttgtttagttggcaggctttgcaatttgttgtgacatcgctggccagttcagctatgcgcctgattctaaacttggcgtgcctgattaagtccatcattcgccgggcacccaggtgggttgtccggtggatgtgttccaacacctgccgtcctaatttttctggtaggatggtttggtcatttatatcagtccaccacccatttttaacctgttttaggggaagcgtgttcatccattcgcgatcctgttcggtatagtcgggaaaacatggcaaatttcgcgggccaggatcggggagctggagcgcgaggagctgactgggagcttttgctatgctccttgcggtttggtcggctaagaagttgcctcgagcaattggcgtagttggtttctgatgcccagggcaatgtacgagagccaatttctttggtttccacaaagcagttaatagagctaggatctcttgcttgttttttatttctttgccttcggctgttaatagtcccctttctctgtagatggccccatgtatgtgcgcagtagcgaaagcatagcggctatctgtgtatactgttagttttttctctgcccctagggtgagggcctgtgtaagggctatcagttcggctctttgggccgatgtccctggaggcaagggttctgcccagattacctcagtctctgacgttacagccgctcctgcataccgctggccttggtggacatagctgctgccatcagtgaaccaggtgagttctgtgtcggggagcggacgatcttgcaggtcctcccgcaccccatgcacctgagccagtatctcagtgcactcatgggacggggcatccaagtctggatttggcagcagtgaagcagggtttaaagaggttgggggcagaaaagttattctgagggggtttaacagcagtccttgatagtgggtgagccgggcgttactcatccatcggtccggcggctgccggaggacgccttcaatggcatgcggggttataacgcgcaactcttgccccatgataagtttatcagcgtctcggaccattagggtggtcgccgcgattatccggaggcagggaggccagccagcagccactgaatctaatttttttgacaaataggcaactggcctctgccaggggcctaggtactgtgttaacacggcttttgcaacacccttactttcatccacgtataagtggaagggcttggagacatcagggagccccagcgcgggggctgataacaaggcagttttgatttgctgaaaggccagctcagcctcttccgtccaattgaagggctgccgttcctttgttgcctggtataggggcttggctaactcagcaaatccgggtatccataacctacagaaccctgccgaccccaggaattctctcacttgctgtgttgactggggtctagggatgcgtaggactgtttcctttcaggctttggttagccagcgttgccccccttttaataggtaccccagataagttacctccgacttgcagatctgagcctttgttgctgaggctcggtagcctagctcccccagagtcttcaggaggtcctcagtcccttgaacacaagtttccggggacctggccgctattaagagatcatcaacatattgcaaaagagttatttcagggtgttgccgccggtactcacccagatcttcatgaagggcttcatcgaacagggttggcaagttcttgaacccttgtggcagtctggtccatgttagctgaccgttgatgcccctctcaggatccgtccattgaaatgcaaagagttcttgacttttgggagccagaggaaggctgaagaaagcgtcttttagatcaagaacggtataccactgttttttgggatgtaaggcactcagaagggtgtatggattgggcacagtgggatgtatgtccatgacccttttattaacttctcttaaatcctgtactggcctgtagtccgtactgttgggtttacgaacaggtaatagtggagtattccaggatgagtggcaagcccgtaggactccctggtctaggagtcggcggatatggggcgtaattccttctcttgcctccaggggcataggatattgccaaacccgaaccgggtccgtccctggcttaacttccacaaatatggcaggtcgatgtttagctagccccaagcccccagtttctgcccacgcttcagggaaacgctggagccaagagtcaattccctgatcggggggcttttgctcttgatggagtcggtactcatcttctaaggtgacagtcaggatagatattggcctgttttgggaatcagttatcttgggcccttctggctcaaagtggatttgggcccccatctttgtcagcaagtccctccctagtagagggcaggggctctctgggatgactaggaaggaatgggagacttttcccgttcctaagtctacagtcctctgggttgtccagg of Macaca fascicularis isolate 582-1 chromosome 8, T2T-MFA8v1.1 contains these proteins:
- the LOC135964760 gene encoding uncharacterized protein isoform X2 is translated as MGQELRVITPHAIEGVLRQPPDRWMSNARLTHYQGLLLNPLRITFLPPTSLNPASLLPNPDLDAPSHECTEILAQVHGVREDLQDRPLPDTELTWFTDGSSYVHQGQRYAGAAVTSETEILFQDGQKRSQLREKLLRL
- the LOC135964760 gene encoding uncharacterized protein isoform X1 — translated: MGQELRVITPHAIEGVLRQPPDRWMSNARLTHYQGLLLNPLRITFLPPTSLNPASLLPNPDLDAPSHECTEILAQVHGVREDLQDRPLPDTELTWFTDGSSYVHQGQRYAGAAVTSETEVIWAEPLPPGTSAQRAELIALTQALTLGAEKKLTVYTDSRYAFATAHIHGAIYRERGLLTAEGKEIKNKQEILALLTALWKPKKLALVHCPGHQKPTTPIARGNFLADQTARSIAKAPSQLLALQLPDPGPRNLPCFPDYTEQDREWMNTLPLKQVKNGWWTDINDQTILPEKLGRQVLEHIHRTTHLGARRMMDLIRHAKFRIRRIAELASDVTTNCKACQLNNACPQTQTTAGIRCRGTRPGIYWEIDFTEIKPGKYGYQYLLVFVDTFSGWTEAFPTKRETAQVVAKKILEEILPRYGFPVQIGSDNGPAFVAKPYRKFTRKFGPDYENCTRQDLRRRLIRSSRETGS